The following proteins are encoded in a genomic region of Bombus pyrosoma isolate SC7728 linkage group LG1, ASM1482585v1, whole genome shotgun sequence:
- the LOC122575689 gene encoding patronin isoform X12 — MASEVMLAPTTAPGTSRREIDDVRDMVRNATVTTIYAKQRASVKWLLSKAYNNRVPENLRDPYYIDNENQEHLKPQIVHALSNAELYCLALANIYSDPNYHNQNHCGILQALARKGVYLAEPNNTQLTETILIQNSPLKMSAHMAVIEGLMVLYAKEVVTGDRVVSAIRRFDPQAEVDVPADHEKGLLLWISHASNALIAKIQAEEGAGDKTRLPELPAAKDFQSLCDGVGLAAVVAFYCPGELNWMDIRVSKRPSVADALHNLSLVHAFCNRCLPYSIFHMLPEDVTYMRGCMKQNLVVFLADMYNVLEIHPAKCVRYPGEERAMQFLDACPRNSHGVAHKRSLPQSIAPIPDLRSNLSVSAPGFTVAKAPSSSSVKKSQSLQQTAENYSHDDRRAGSEESFVVHRGKGIPTLSSVADEKSITRIDAAGRPSNWEEQRRSSYAGRRSRRNSVSDDSQLTIENFGGSQDNLHNFGRNPDKEVGAHIGKRSTTEPTLPARSSVQDVYGSGVQHILSDNGYDKEEPPRLRRQTSNSSLDNVALKQILHSSENVNSDGDTSKLASFANLSRQSSEKGINLTYTEQERDDSKSNLSSKKLGQTNGNRNGEKKTTFATLPNTTTWQQQSNQQSQQMEQHSVADENGGNTIMASQLNNIRLKLEEKRRHIENEKRRMEVVMSKQRQKVGKAAFLQAVTKLYLVGKVKSPSSSTSGGDSPAEIGPPTPVTSGSSGETPTSVSETTPVTQQPSQEKPQRPFSLKEISEDVRDVEHKWLEHDGNAPFIETRRTPDIENMDLEQYHQSISQMNNSLSEIQADIQRLANQQNQIQQQHLMTQHQQQIQQQFQQLQSLSQQHMQNFGMAPINPLTSKLQDTQQSQFYLHDQPQLQRRMWGQPPPTQSLANEMAAVGYQQSMDPRYSTQPTPYQQDMRLYQDTRNWGTHPPQQKGFVLHDTPQEPRYLNGGDHSLCNNQMSHPGPTYPSSTSIFNQTPPSSASPQHRNAVHRISQLMSESPEPKRPTVHHIPIKCESPTEKRQITAMHAPVPAPPVDDMKPQNISFIGNDDELTQGIRGLNITSGSRTYRIPSPTRPSISRNSFQPHPSLREATPSPSGTPEVTPLDPTDAGEKGFYICFDNDAPKKPKPTLRVKRTSPKKERGVSSYVDSEDFTMRPDSPSAIVMDRQKQLEIQRDSDREKQRQIDERDFQRQEIRDREIQREGEREKQRERHEMSGESRQSGVGLIIGNQLANPDPNSLDEMERKKERIMLLSLQRRQQQEEMKERKEVEAQARREQEKLKAEERARKKEEERQRRAAILEQHKVKKAIEEAEREGKVIDKELLNTIKPTKLRNKTATTRPRPKTIHVDAGTELDSGALTPSRGKKGSSSNLSTASLTSPTMRRDYYRGSQDSLTAAHFDERRSGPLYRGGSLRVSSVDSPDDGRGSSPCRSMNQLGRRGSYKTSRDVQEPQQQVRGRPKYPSYQNFKGRKSNSLMNLCGSSSDQDGMMCRYTDTDSGLGRATPPRRAPSPGMGSMRHLPSPSGPGSLPPGLMTKRRVFDDGSSDISSTPSSMMDYNGPRLYKQPTTKSNRGIMLNAVEYCVFPGTVNKEAKRRVLDEIARSESKHFLILFRDAGCQFRALYSYCPDREEVSKLYGTGPKQVMDKMFDKFFKYNSGAKCFSQVHTKHLTVTIDAFTIHNSLWQGKKVNLPNKKDMPLVI, encoded by the exons AACCAAGAACACCTGAAGCCGCAGATCGTCCACGCACTTTCCAATGCGGAACTATACTGTTTGGCGCTGGCGAACATCTATTCGGATCCAAATTATCACAATCAGAATCATTGCGGTATTCTCCAAGCCTTGGCCAGAAAGGGTGTTTACCTCGCGGAGCCAAACAATACTCAACTCACCGAAACGATCCTCATTCAAAATTCACCACTCAAGATG TCCGCGCATATGGCTGTGATAGAGGGCCTGATGGTCTTGTACGCGAAGGAAGTAGTGACTGGAGATCGAGTAGTTTCGGCAATCCGACGGTTCGACCCTCAGGCGGAGGTGGATGTGCCAGCGGACCACGAGAAAGGACTTCTTCTCTGGATCAGCCACGCATCAAATGCGTTGATTGCCAAGATCCAGGCGGAGGAAGGTGCCGGTGATAAAACGCGACTGCCAGAACTGCCAGCTGCCAAGGACTTCCAATCGTTATGCGATGGTGTCGGCCTTGCCGCCGTTGTGGCCTTCTACTGCCCCGGCGAGCTCAATTGGATGGACATCAGGGTGTCGAAGAGACCGTCGGTCGCGGACGCGCTGCACAACTTGTCGCTGGTCCACGCGTTTTGTAACCGATGCTTACCCTATTCCATTTTTCATATGCTACCCGAAGACGTGACGTATATGAGGGG GTGCATGAAGCAAAATTTAGTCGTTTTCTTGGCGGACATGTACAACGTATTGGAAATTCATCCGGCGAAATGTGTACGTTATCCAGGCGAGGAAAGGGCGATGCAGTTCTTAGATG CCTGCCCGCGCAATAGTCATGGCGTAGCTCATAAAAGAAGTCTGCCACAGTCTATAGCTCCGATACCTGATCTGAGAAGCAACCTCTCCGTATCCGCGCCAGGCTTCACAG ttgCAAAAGCACCGTCATCCTCCTCTGTCAAGAAGTCACAATCACTGCAACAAACTGCCGAAAATTATTCTCACGACGACAG ACGAGCAGGGAGCGAAGAAAGTTTCGTAGTCCATCGTGGCAAAGGCATCCCTACGTTAAGCTCCGTAGCAGACGAGAAATCTATAACTAGAATAGATGCCGCTGGTCGGCCAAGCAATTGGGAAGAACAGAGGAGAAGCTCGTACGCTGGCCGACGATCTAGGCGTAACAGTGTTTCGGATGACTCTCAGCTGACCATTGAGAACTTTGGTGGATCTCAG GATAATTTACACAACTTCGGCAGAAATCCAGACAAGGAGGTCGGCGCGCACATTGGCAAACGAAGCACCACAGAGCCGACACTACCAGCAAGATCTAGCGTTCAGGATGTGTACGGTAGCGGAGTGCAGCATATTTTATCAGATAACGGATACGATAAGGAAGAACCGCCGAGATTAAGAAGACAGACCTCAAACTCTAGCTTGGACAACGTCGCGCTCAAGCAAATTTTACATTCCAGCGAGAACGTTAATTCGGACGGGGATACGTCCAAGTTAGCCAGCTTCGCGAATTTAAGCAGGCAAAGCTCCGAGAAGGGGATCAACTTGACATACACGGAACAAGAACGCGACGACAGCAAGTCGAATCTGTCGAGTAAGAAACTTGGCCAGACCAATGGTAATAGAAATGGTGAGAAGAAAACGACGTTCGCCACGTTACCGAATACGACCACGTGGCAGCAACAGAGCAACCAGCAATCTCAACAGATGGAACAACACTCTGTtg CAGACGAGAACGGAGGTAACACGATTATGGCCTCACAACTGAATAATATTAGATTGAAGTTGGAGGAGAAACGACGTCACATAGAAAACGAGAAGAGAAGGATGGAAGTCGTGATGTCGAAACAACGGCAGAAAGTGGGCAAAGCTGCGTTCCTGCAAGCTGTCACGAAG CTGTACTTGGTG GGTAAGGTTAAATCTCCCTCTTCATCAACATCTGGGGGGGACAGTCCGGCTGAAATTGGTCCCCCCACTCCTGTAACCTCCGGATCTTCGGGGGAGACCCCGACAAGTGTTTCCGAGACGACCCCCGTAACCCAACAACCCTCTCAAGAAAAACCACAGAGACCCTTCTCGCTCAAG GAAATTAGTGAGGATGTTCGGGATGTTGAACATAAATGGTTAGAGCATGACGGTAACGCCCCATTTATTGAAACAAGACGCACTCCAGATATTGAGAACATGGATCTTGAGCAATATCATCAATCTATATCACA AATGAATAACAGTCTTAGTGAAATACAAGCTGATATACAACGTTTAGCAAATCAGCAAAATCAAATACAGCAGCAGCATTTAATGACACAGCATCAACAGCAAATACAGCAACAGTTTCAGCAATTGCAAAGTCTTAGTCAACAACATATGcaa AATTTTGGAATGGCGCCTATAAATCCATTAACATCCAAATTACAAGATACTCAGCAATCTCAGTTCTATCTACATGATCAACCCCAATTGCAAAGACGAATGTGGGGTCAACCACCTCCAACTCAAAGCTTAGCAAATGAAATGGCTGCTGTGGGCTATCAACAATCAATGGATCCACGATATAGTACTCAACCAACAC CTTATCAACAAGATATGCGCTTATATCAAGATACACGAAATTGGGGAACGCATCCACCTCAACAGAAAGGATTTGTTCTACACGATACTCCTCAAGAACCGAGGTACCTCAATGGTGGAGATCATAGTCTTTGTAATAATCAAATGAGTCATCCTGGTCCTACATATCCATCATCTACATCTATCTTTAATCAAACACCACCATCTTCTGCTAGTCCACAACATCGCAATGCT GTTCATCGAATAAGTCAGTTAATGAGTGAAAGTCCTGAACCAAAAAGGCCAACTGTACATCATATACCGATTAAGTGTGAAAGCCCTACCGAAAAAAGACAAATTACTGCAATGCATGCACCTGTTCCAGCTCCACCTGTTGATGACATGAAGCCTCagaatatatcatttattg GAAATGATGATGAGCTTACACAAGGTATAAGAGGTTTAAACATCACGTCCGGCAGCCGTACATATAGAATTCCATCACCAACTAGACCTTCAATATCACGTAATTCATTTCAACCTCATCCATCATTAAGAGAAGCCACACCATCTCCATCAGGTACACCAGAGGTAACACCTTTAGATCCAACGGATGCTGGTGAAAAAGGATTTTATATCTGCTTTGATAATGACGCGCCGAAGAAACCAAAACCAACCCTTAGAGTGAAAAGGACATCCCCTAAAAAG gAAAGAGGCGTGTCTTCATATGTTGACAGTGAAGATTTTACGATGCGTCCTGACTCTCCTTCTGCGATTGTTATGGATAGGCAGAAACAGCTGGAAATTCAACGAGATTCTGATCGAGAAAAGCAGCGTCAGATAGACGAGAGAGACTTCCAACGGCAAGAAATTAGAGATAGAGAAATacaaagagaaggagaaagagaaaagcaaaGAGAACGACACGAGATGAGTGGAGAGAGCCGACAATCTGGAGTTGGTTTAATAATTGGAAATCAATTAGCAAATCCTGATCCA AATTCTCTTGATGAAATGGAACGGAAAAAAGAACGTATAATGCTCTTATCATTACAAAGAAGACAGCAACAAGAAGagatgaaagagagaaaagaggtaGAAGCGCAAGCTCGTCGAgaacaagaaaaattgaaagcagAAGAAAGAGCTCgtaaaaaggaagaggaaaggcAACGAAGGGCAGCTATTTTAGAACAACATAAAGTAAAGAAAGCAATAGAAGAGGCAGAAAGAGAA GGCAAGGTTATCGATAAAGAACTTCTTAATACAATAAAACCAACGAAATTGCGTAACAAGACTGCAACAACTCGACCTCGACCCAAAACGATTCATGTGGATGCTGGTACGGAGTTGGATTCTGGAGCTCTTACGCCGAGCCGTGGAAAGAAGGGTTCTTCTTCTAATCTAAGTACAG CGTCGCTGACTTCTCCGACGATGAGGCGAGATTACTACCGAGGCTCGCAGGACAGTCTCACTGCTGCCCATTTCGATGAACGACGTTCCGGCCCTCTTTATCGGGGCGGCAGTCTCAGGG TATCTTCCGTAGATTCACCCGACGACGGTAGAGGTTCCTCCCCTTGTCGAAGTATGAATCAACTTGGTCGACGTGGTTCCTACAAAACATCTAGAG ATGTGCAGGAGCCTCAGCAACAGGTTAGAGGCAGGCCTAAATACCCGAGTTACCAAAACTTTAAGGGGAGAAAGTCTAATTCCTTGATGAATTTGTGTG GTTCGAGTAGTGATCAAGACGGTATGATGTGTCGATACACAGATACGGACAGCGGACTGGGCAGAGCTACACCTCCTAGGAGAGCACCGAGTCCGGGCATGGGTAGCATGAGGCATCTTCCGTCGCCATCAGGACCTGGTTCTTTACCTCCCGGTTTGATGACCAAGAGACGCGTGTTCGATGATGGTAGCAGCGATATCAGTAGTACACCAAGTTCGATGATGGACTATAATG GTCCGAGATTGTATAAACAACCAACCACCAAGTCAAATCGTGGCATTATGCTAAACGCTGTGGAGTATTGTGTATTTCCGGGAACGGTAAATAAGGAAGCGAAGAGAAGAGTTTTGGACGAAATTGCAAGATCAGAAAGCAAGCattttcttatcttatttCGAGATGCTGGCTGTCAATTCCGGGCTCTCTACTCATACTGCCCAGATAGAGAAGAAGTTTCAAAGTTATATGGTACCGGACCGAAACAAGTCATGGATAAAATGttcgacaaatttttcaa ATACAATTCAGGAGCAAAATGCTTTTCTCAAGTACACACAAAGCATCTGACTGTGACCATAGATGCCTTTACGATACACAACAGCCTTTGGCAAGGTAAAAAGGTGAATTTGCCGAACAAGAAAGACATGCCTCTCGTCATATAG
- the LOC122575689 gene encoding patronin isoform X18, which produces MYYLAEDHRRFIKRNQLIASYRFFVSRRSKLTTERELFKVFRCRQNQEHLKPQIVHALSNAELYCLALANIYSDPNYHNQNHCGILQALARKGVYLAEPNNTQLTETILIQNSPLKMSAHMAVIEGLMVLYAKEVVTGDRVVSAIRRFDPQAEVDVPADHEKGLLLWISHASNALIAKIQAEEGAGDKTRLPELPAAKDFQSLCDGVGLAAVVAFYCPGELNWMDIRVSKRPSVADALHNLSLVHAFCNRCLPYSIFHMLPEDVTYMRGCMKQNLVVFLADMYNVLEIHPAKCVRYPGEERAMQFLDACPRNSHGVAHKRSLPQSIAPIPDLRSNLSVSAPGFTVAKAPSSSSVKKSQSLQQTAENYSHDDRRAGSEESFVVHRGKGIPTLSSVADEKSITRIDAAGRPSNWEEQRRSSYAGRRSRRNSVSDDSQLTIENFGGSQDNLHNFGRNPDKEVGAHIGKRSTTEPTLPARSSVQDVYGSGVQHILSDNGYDKEEPPRLRRQTSNSSLDNVALKQILHSSENVNSDGDTSKLASFANLSRQSSEKGINLTYTEQERDDSKSNLSSKKLGQTNGNRNGEKKTTFATLPNTTTWQQQSNQQSQQMEQHSVADENGGNTIMASQLNNIRLKLEEKRRHIENEKRRMEVVMSKQRQKVGKAAFLQAVTKLYLVGKVKSPSSSTSGGDSPAEIGPPTPVTSGSSGETPTSVSETTPVTQQPSQEKPQRPFSLKEISEDVRDVEHKWLEHDGNAPFIETRRTPDIENMDLEQYHQSISQMNNSLSEIQADIQRLANQQNQIQQQHLMTQHQQQIQQQFQQLQSLSQQHMQNFGMAPINPLTSKLQDTQQSQFYLHDQPQLQRRMWGQPPPTQSLANEMAAVGYQQSMDPRYSTQPTPYQQDMRLYQDTRNWGTHPPQQKGFVLHDTPQEPRYLNGGDHSLCNNQMSHPGPTYPSSTSIFNQTPPSSASPQHRNAVHRISQLMSESPEPKRPTVHHIPIKCESPTEKRQITAMHAPVPAPPVDDMKPQNISFIGNDDELTQGIRGLNITSGSRTYRIPSPTRPSISRNSFQPHPSLREATPSPSGTPEVTPLDPTDAGEKGFYICFDNDAPKKPKPTLRVKRTSPKKERGVSSYVDSEDFTMRPDSPSAIVMDRQKQLEIQRDSDREKQRQIDERDFQRQEIRDREIQREGEREKQRERHEMSGESRQSGVGLIIGNQLANPDPNSLDEMERKKERIMLLSLQRRQQQEEMKERKEVEAQARREQEKLKAEERARKKEEERQRRAAILEQHKVKKAIEEAEREGKVIDKELLNTIKPTKLRNKTATTRPRPKTIHVDAGTELDSGALTPSRGKKGSSSNLSTASLTSPTMRRDYYRGSQDSLTAAHFDERRSGPLYRGGSLRVSSVDSPDDGRGSSPCRSMNQLGRRGSYKTSRDVQEPQQQVRGRPKYPSYQNFKGRKSNSLMNLCGSSSDQDGMMCRYTDTDSGLGRATPPRRAPSPGMGSMRHLPSPSGPGSLPPGLMTKRRVFDDGSSDISSTPSSMMDYNGPRLYKQPTTKSNRGIMLNAVEYCVFPGTVNKEAKRRVLDEIARSESKHFLILFRDAGCQFRALYSYCPDREEVSKLYGTGPKQVMDKMFDKFFKYNSGAKCFSQVHTKHLTVTIDAFTIHNSLWQGKKVNLPNKKDMPLVI; this is translated from the exons AACCAAGAACACCTGAAGCCGCAGATCGTCCACGCACTTTCCAATGCGGAACTATACTGTTTGGCGCTGGCGAACATCTATTCGGATCCAAATTATCACAATCAGAATCATTGCGGTATTCTCCAAGCCTTGGCCAGAAAGGGTGTTTACCTCGCGGAGCCAAACAATACTCAACTCACCGAAACGATCCTCATTCAAAATTCACCACTCAAGATG TCCGCGCATATGGCTGTGATAGAGGGCCTGATGGTCTTGTACGCGAAGGAAGTAGTGACTGGAGATCGAGTAGTTTCGGCAATCCGACGGTTCGACCCTCAGGCGGAGGTGGATGTGCCAGCGGACCACGAGAAAGGACTTCTTCTCTGGATCAGCCACGCATCAAATGCGTTGATTGCCAAGATCCAGGCGGAGGAAGGTGCCGGTGATAAAACGCGACTGCCAGAACTGCCAGCTGCCAAGGACTTCCAATCGTTATGCGATGGTGTCGGCCTTGCCGCCGTTGTGGCCTTCTACTGCCCCGGCGAGCTCAATTGGATGGACATCAGGGTGTCGAAGAGACCGTCGGTCGCGGACGCGCTGCACAACTTGTCGCTGGTCCACGCGTTTTGTAACCGATGCTTACCCTATTCCATTTTTCATATGCTACCCGAAGACGTGACGTATATGAGGGG GTGCATGAAGCAAAATTTAGTCGTTTTCTTGGCGGACATGTACAACGTATTGGAAATTCATCCGGCGAAATGTGTACGTTATCCAGGCGAGGAAAGGGCGATGCAGTTCTTAGATG CCTGCCCGCGCAATAGTCATGGCGTAGCTCATAAAAGAAGTCTGCCACAGTCTATAGCTCCGATACCTGATCTGAGAAGCAACCTCTCCGTATCCGCGCCAGGCTTCACAG ttgCAAAAGCACCGTCATCCTCCTCTGTCAAGAAGTCACAATCACTGCAACAAACTGCCGAAAATTATTCTCACGACGACAG ACGAGCAGGGAGCGAAGAAAGTTTCGTAGTCCATCGTGGCAAAGGCATCCCTACGTTAAGCTCCGTAGCAGACGAGAAATCTATAACTAGAATAGATGCCGCTGGTCGGCCAAGCAATTGGGAAGAACAGAGGAGAAGCTCGTACGCTGGCCGACGATCTAGGCGTAACAGTGTTTCGGATGACTCTCAGCTGACCATTGAGAACTTTGGTGGATCTCAG GATAATTTACACAACTTCGGCAGAAATCCAGACAAGGAGGTCGGCGCGCACATTGGCAAACGAAGCACCACAGAGCCGACACTACCAGCAAGATCTAGCGTTCAGGATGTGTACGGTAGCGGAGTGCAGCATATTTTATCAGATAACGGATACGATAAGGAAGAACCGCCGAGATTAAGAAGACAGACCTCAAACTCTAGCTTGGACAACGTCGCGCTCAAGCAAATTTTACATTCCAGCGAGAACGTTAATTCGGACGGGGATACGTCCAAGTTAGCCAGCTTCGCGAATTTAAGCAGGCAAAGCTCCGAGAAGGGGATCAACTTGACATACACGGAACAAGAACGCGACGACAGCAAGTCGAATCTGTCGAGTAAGAAACTTGGCCAGACCAATGGTAATAGAAATGGTGAGAAGAAAACGACGTTCGCCACGTTACCGAATACGACCACGTGGCAGCAACAGAGCAACCAGCAATCTCAACAGATGGAACAACACTCTGTtg CAGACGAGAACGGAGGTAACACGATTATGGCCTCACAACTGAATAATATTAGATTGAAGTTGGAGGAGAAACGACGTCACATAGAAAACGAGAAGAGAAGGATGGAAGTCGTGATGTCGAAACAACGGCAGAAAGTGGGCAAAGCTGCGTTCCTGCAAGCTGTCACGAAG CTGTACTTGGTG GGTAAGGTTAAATCTCCCTCTTCATCAACATCTGGGGGGGACAGTCCGGCTGAAATTGGTCCCCCCACTCCTGTAACCTCCGGATCTTCGGGGGAGACCCCGACAAGTGTTTCCGAGACGACCCCCGTAACCCAACAACCCTCTCAAGAAAAACCACAGAGACCCTTCTCGCTCAAG GAAATTAGTGAGGATGTTCGGGATGTTGAACATAAATGGTTAGAGCATGACGGTAACGCCCCATTTATTGAAACAAGACGCACTCCAGATATTGAGAACATGGATCTTGAGCAATATCATCAATCTATATCACA AATGAATAACAGTCTTAGTGAAATACAAGCTGATATACAACGTTTAGCAAATCAGCAAAATCAAATACAGCAGCAGCATTTAATGACACAGCATCAACAGCAAATACAGCAACAGTTTCAGCAATTGCAAAGTCTTAGTCAACAACATATGcaa AATTTTGGAATGGCGCCTATAAATCCATTAACATCCAAATTACAAGATACTCAGCAATCTCAGTTCTATCTACATGATCAACCCCAATTGCAAAGACGAATGTGGGGTCAACCACCTCCAACTCAAAGCTTAGCAAATGAAATGGCTGCTGTGGGCTATCAACAATCAATGGATCCACGATATAGTACTCAACCAACAC CTTATCAACAAGATATGCGCTTATATCAAGATACACGAAATTGGGGAACGCATCCACCTCAACAGAAAGGATTTGTTCTACACGATACTCCTCAAGAACCGAGGTACCTCAATGGTGGAGATCATAGTCTTTGTAATAATCAAATGAGTCATCCTGGTCCTACATATCCATCATCTACATCTATCTTTAATCAAACACCACCATCTTCTGCTAGTCCACAACATCGCAATGCT GTTCATCGAATAAGTCAGTTAATGAGTGAAAGTCCTGAACCAAAAAGGCCAACTGTACATCATATACCGATTAAGTGTGAAAGCCCTACCGAAAAAAGACAAATTACTGCAATGCATGCACCTGTTCCAGCTCCACCTGTTGATGACATGAAGCCTCagaatatatcatttattg GAAATGATGATGAGCTTACACAAGGTATAAGAGGTTTAAACATCACGTCCGGCAGCCGTACATATAGAATTCCATCACCAACTAGACCTTCAATATCACGTAATTCATTTCAACCTCATCCATCATTAAGAGAAGCCACACCATCTCCATCAGGTACACCAGAGGTAACACCTTTAGATCCAACGGATGCTGGTGAAAAAGGATTTTATATCTGCTTTGATAATGACGCGCCGAAGAAACCAAAACCAACCCTTAGAGTGAAAAGGACATCCCCTAAAAAG gAAAGAGGCGTGTCTTCATATGTTGACAGTGAAGATTTTACGATGCGTCCTGACTCTCCTTCTGCGATTGTTATGGATAGGCAGAAACAGCTGGAAATTCAACGAGATTCTGATCGAGAAAAGCAGCGTCAGATAGACGAGAGAGACTTCCAACGGCAAGAAATTAGAGATAGAGAAATacaaagagaaggagaaagagaaaagcaaaGAGAACGACACGAGATGAGTGGAGAGAGCCGACAATCTGGAGTTGGTTTAATAATTGGAAATCAATTAGCAAATCCTGATCCA AATTCTCTTGATGAAATGGAACGGAAAAAAGAACGTATAATGCTCTTATCATTACAAAGAAGACAGCAACAAGAAGagatgaaagagagaaaagaggtaGAAGCGCAAGCTCGTCGAgaacaagaaaaattgaaagcagAAGAAAGAGCTCgtaaaaaggaagaggaaaggcAACGAAGGGCAGCTATTTTAGAACAACATAAAGTAAAGAAAGCAATAGAAGAGGCAGAAAGAGAA GGCAAGGTTATCGATAAAGAACTTCTTAATACAATAAAACCAACGAAATTGCGTAACAAGACTGCAACAACTCGACCTCGACCCAAAACGATTCATGTGGATGCTGGTACGGAGTTGGATTCTGGAGCTCTTACGCCGAGCCGTGGAAAGAAGGGTTCTTCTTCTAATCTAAGTACAG CGTCGCTGACTTCTCCGACGATGAGGCGAGATTACTACCGAGGCTCGCAGGACAGTCTCACTGCTGCCCATTTCGATGAACGACGTTCCGGCCCTCTTTATCGGGGCGGCAGTCTCAGGG TATCTTCCGTAGATTCACCCGACGACGGTAGAGGTTCCTCCCCTTGTCGAAGTATGAATCAACTTGGTCGACGTGGTTCCTACAAAACATCTAGAG ATGTGCAGGAGCCTCAGCAACAGGTTAGAGGCAGGCCTAAATACCCGAGTTACCAAAACTTTAAGGGGAGAAAGTCTAATTCCTTGATGAATTTGTGTG GTTCGAGTAGTGATCAAGACGGTATGATGTGTCGATACACAGATACGGACAGCGGACTGGGCAGAGCTACACCTCCTAGGAGAGCACCGAGTCCGGGCATGGGTAGCATGAGGCATCTTCCGTCGCCATCAGGACCTGGTTCTTTACCTCCCGGTTTGATGACCAAGAGACGCGTGTTCGATGATGGTAGCAGCGATATCAGTAGTACACCAAGTTCGATGATGGACTATAATG GTCCGAGATTGTATAAACAACCAACCACCAAGTCAAATCGTGGCATTATGCTAAACGCTGTGGAGTATTGTGTATTTCCGGGAACGGTAAATAAGGAAGCGAAGAGAAGAGTTTTGGACGAAATTGCAAGATCAGAAAGCAAGCattttcttatcttatttCGAGATGCTGGCTGTCAATTCCGGGCTCTCTACTCATACTGCCCAGATAGAGAAGAAGTTTCAAAGTTATATGGTACCGGACCGAAACAAGTCATGGATAAAATGttcgacaaatttttcaa ATACAATTCAGGAGCAAAATGCTTTTCTCAAGTACACACAAAGCATCTGACTGTGACCATAGATGCCTTTACGATACACAACAGCCTTTGGCAAGGTAAAAAGGTGAATTTGCCGAACAAGAAAGACATGCCTCTCGTCATATAG